The Pseudomonas sp. FP198 genomic interval GGGGCGATGGCGTTTGCAGTCGCGACCATCCCCGGCAGCGCAGCCAGCGTAGAGAGCCCCGCCGTCGTGGTGCCAACGGTCGGCGTGCGGCTGTGATAATTCATGAAGTACAGGCCGTACTCGGTGTCATCGCCGAGCCAGCGCAACGCCGTGCCCCACTGACCGGAGTCCCGCGCATCGCGGTCACCGCCACGGGGAATGACCACGCCTTCGCTGGTCACCTGGATGCCCTGGCCGAACGCGTTGGTCAACGGCACGAAAGGTGCAATCGCCGGGCTGCCTACGGTATAGCCATCGGTGCAACCATCGGCGACCACATCGTTACCGAAGAAGGTGCCGCAGTTGTCCACAACCGTCTGGTCCCACTCCAGTTGGTAGAAACCTTCGACGGTAAGCTTGTCGGTCAAGCCCTGGGAGGCGAACAGCATGTTGACCGGGATCAGGCCTTCCTTGATCTCCGCCCCCGGGCGACGGAACGCGGACACGTCCACCGGGTTGATGCTGTTGATGGAGTTGCCGATGAAGGTACTTTCGCCCCAACTGACCACCTGCTTGCCGGCGCGCACCGTGCCCGGCAGATCGGCGATGGAATAATTGTGATAGACGAAGGCATCGAGGATCTGCGCCCCCGACGACTTGGCGCCCTCCTTGCGGTTGCTGTCGCTGATGTCCTTGAACTCGCGGTTTTCGTCCTTGAGCTCGAAGTCGTACCAATACTTGCCACGGACAAACACGCCGGTGTCGCCGTACTTGAGTTCGAGGTCGTGGAGGCCCTTGAAGATTTTCGAGAAAGTCTCGCCTTTCCTGAAATTCAATCGGCCGTCGTCACCGGTGGAAGACTGGCCCGTACCGCCATTGACGGTGCCGACCAGATCCCTGTCGGCATCGCGCATGCCCCAGCTCGCGCCAACCGACAGCGAGGAGTCGAACTGCCCCTCGATTTCGCCAATGTTGAATGAAACGGCCTGCGCCTGGGCACAGCAACCCAAGGCCACCGCGACGGCCAGCGCCTGCGGCTTGAAGATGGCGCGCATTGTTATTGTTGTCATGCGTCTTCCCCGGTGAGTGACAGAGCCTCCACCCTACTGCCCCACGTCATGGGCGATAAGCGCACCAAGGGGGTATTCGCGATGTACCTCCAAAGGATGACAGCCCTTGCGGGCCGTGCCTTTGCGTGGTGCATGAATGGACTGGATGAGAGGTTATCAACGGCGTGCATTTTCATCGCTGCGCCTGCACTGTTACATGCACTGCAACAGTGCATGTCCGGATCCGAGCTGTTTCTCAAAACGTCCCATCCCTATGCTGGCCGGGCTTGCGGGACAACGGGCCTGCAAGCGCAAGCCGCCAGGCGTCCCTCGCGCCTGGCGCACCGTCATTCGGATGGATTGCGCATCAATCCATCGTCCCCGTGTCCACTGACGTTGATTTGTAGCTCCTTTACAACGTCACGTTTAGGCCGCTGCGTTTTGCAGCGGCCTTTTTTATTTCCGAATTATTTCCGTGGTGGA includes:
- a CDS encoding DUF1302 domain-containing protein, coding for MTTITMRAIFKPQALAVAVALGCCAQAQAVSFNIGEIEGQFDSSLSVGASWGMRDADRDLVGTVNGGTGQSSTGDDGRLNFRKGETFSKIFKGLHDLELKYGDTGVFVRGKYWYDFELKDENREFKDISDSNRKEGAKSSGAQILDAFVYHNYSIADLPGTVRAGKQVVSWGESTFIGNSINSINPVDVSAFRRPGAEIKEGLIPVNMLFASQGLTDKLTVEGFYQLEWDQTVVDNCGTFFGNDVVADGCTDGYTVGSPAIAPFVPLTNAFGQGIQVTSEGVVIPRGGDRDARDSGQWGTALRWLGDDTEYGLYFMNYHSRTPTVGTTTAGLSTLAALPGMVATANAIAPGSGAGLAQSVMLGRGGYYLEYPEDIRLYGASFSTTLPTGTAWTGEISYRPNAPVQVNTNDLTLALVNPIAGGAASPIATSPGADNTGYRRKEVTQVQSTLTHFFDQVLGADRLTVVGEAAVVHVGGLESKDELRYGRDSVYGQYGFNGDTDGFVTSTSWGYRARAILDYSNVIGGVNFKPNLSWSHDVAGYGPNGLFNEGAKAVSVGVDADYRNTYTASLSYTDFFGGDYNVLEDRDFLALSFGVNF